The following are encoded in a window of Bradyrhizobium guangdongense genomic DNA:
- a CDS encoding histidine phosphatase family protein, with translation MEGETFLWLIRHAPVDGAAGTIHAADAPADLGDHSQLEALRRCLPRDAASYASPARRTVETARALGLEPELVPAFGEQDFGDWTGHRHDELAATGGAAYAQFWSDPARGRPPDGESFEDQVARVRQGFAEIGAGPATLVVHSGTIRAALCIALDLTPQAALRFVVDPLSLTRIDRLATGWRVVSVNQQVS, from the coding sequence ATGGAAGGCGAGACCTTCCTCTGGCTGATACGTCATGCGCCGGTCGACGGTGCCGCTGGCACCATCCATGCGGCCGACGCGCCGGCCGATCTCGGCGATCACTCGCAACTAGAGGCGCTGCGCCGGTGCTTGCCGCGCGATGCAGCGAGTTATGCGAGCCCGGCGCGACGCACCGTCGAGACCGCACGCGCCCTGGGGCTCGAGCCTGAGCTGGTGCCCGCGTTCGGCGAGCAGGATTTTGGCGACTGGACCGGGCATCGCCATGACGAGCTCGCCGCAACCGGTGGCGCGGCTTACGCGCAATTCTGGAGCGATCCGGCGCGTGGACGACCGCCTGACGGAGAAAGTTTTGAAGATCAGGTCGCGCGCGTCCGGCAAGGCTTCGCGGAGATTGGCGCAGGCCCGGCAACGCTGGTCGTGCATTCCGGCACCATCCGCGCCGCGCTTTGCATCGCGCTTGACCTGACGCCGCAGGCGGCGTTGCGCTTCGTCGTCGATCCGTTGTCGTTGACCCGGATCGACCGCCTCGCAACCGGCTGGCGTGTCGTGTCGGTCAATCAGCAGGTCAGCTAG